The window CCGAATTGACTACCGCCATTCCCCACGCCGGCGGGCCGTTTGCCTACAGTCGGCGGGCCTTTGGCGAGAAAGGCGGATTGATCGCCGGCATTGCCACGTTGATCGAGTTTGTCTTTGCGCCCCCGGCAATCGCCATGGCCATCGGCGCCTATCTCAACGTGCAGTATCCGGAACTCGACCCGAAACTCGCCGCCGTTGGCGCCTATTTCATATTCATGGGCCTGAACATCCTCGGCGTCAGCATCGCCGCCACCTTTGAACTGGTGGTTACCGTGCTGGCCGTCGCCGAACTGTTGGTGTTCATGGGCGTGGTCGCGCCGGGCTTCAGCTTCAGCAATTTCGTGCTCAATGGCTGGTCAGGCTCCAACGAATTCACGACGGCCTCGATTCCCGGCATTTTCGCCGCCATTCCCTTCGCGATCTGGTTTTTTCTCGCCATTGAAGGCGCAGCCATGGCAGCCGAAGAAGCCAAGGATCCGAAACGCACAATTCCCCGCGCCTACGTAAGCGGCATTCTGACCCTGGTATTCCTGGCCATCGGCGTGATGATCATGGCGGGTGGTGTCGGCGACTGGCGTCAACTGTCGAACATCAACGATCCGTTGCCTCAAGCGATGAAAGCGGTGGTCGGCAACAATTCGACCTGGATGCACATGTTGGTGTGGATCGGCCTGTTCGGCCTCGTAGCGAGTTTCCACGGTATCATCCTCGGTTATTCGCGGCAGTTCTTCGCCCTCGCCCGCGCCGGCTACCTGCCTCGCAGCCTGGCTAAACTTTCGCGCTTCCAGACGCCGCACCGGGCAATCCTGGCCGGCGGCGTGATCGGCATCGCGGCGATCTACAGCGATGGCCTGGTCAACCTGCAAGGCATGACCCTGACGGCGGCAATGATCACCATGTCGGTATTCGGTGCCATCGTGATGTACATCATCAGTATGCTGAGCCTGTTCAAGCTGCGTAAAACCGAGCCGAACCTGGAGCGCACCTTCCGCGCGCCGGGCTACCCGATCGTGCCGGGGATCGCGCTGTTCCTGGCGGTGGTGTGCCTGGTGGCGATGGCCTGGTTCAACACGCTGATCGGTCTGGTATTCCTCGGCTTCATGGTCGCCGGTTACCTGTATTTCCAGCTGACCGCCCGGCAACGTTCCGAAGCACCGGCGGACGCTATGCTCGAAGGTATATGAATTGCACCGACGCCTGAGTTATTGAAGTGCACTCCCTCTGTAGGAGCTGCAACGAGGCTGCGATCTTTTGATCTTGCCTTTAAAGATCGCAGCCTCGTTGCACTCGACAGCTCCTGCAGGGATTGGTGGTTAATTTGAGCTATTTATAATCAGGAGGACACCGCCCCATGGCCGTATATGCCCATTCCGTCGGCGCCCAGACCTATCGCTTCGACAGCCTCAAGGATGTGATGGCCAGGGCCAGCCCGGCGCGGTCCGGGGATTTTCTGGCCGGTGTCGCCGCGCTCAATGATGGCGAGCGCGTCGCGGCGCAGATGGCGTTGGCCGACATTCCGCTGAGCCACTTCCTGCAGGAAGTCCTGATTCCCTACGAAGACGATGAAGTCACCCGACTGATCATCGACACCCATGACAAACAAGCCTTCGCGGTCGTCAGCCACCTCACCGTGGGCGGTTTTCGCGACTGGCTGCTCAGCGATGCTGCTGACGAACAAGTGCTACGCGCCCTCGCCCCCGGCCTGACCCCGGAAATGGTGGCTGCCGTCTCCAAGATCATGCGCGTGCAGGATCTGGTGCTGGTCGCGCAAAAAATCCGTGTGGTCACGCAGTTTCGCGGCACCCTCGGCCTGCGCGGACGACTGTCCACTCGCCTGCAACCCAACCACCCCACCGACGAACCGGCCGGCATCGCCGCGAGCATCCTCGACGGTCTGTTGCATGGCAACGGTGATGCCATGATCGGCATCAACCCGGCCACCGACAGCATCGCCTCGATCTGCGCCATGCTGGAAATGCTCGACGCGATCATCCAGCGCTACGAAATTCCGACACAGGCCTGCGTGCTGACCCACGTCACCACATCGATCGAAGCGGTCAACCGCGGCGTGCCACTGGACCTTGTCTTTCAATCGATCGCCGGCACCGAGGCGGCCAATGCCAGTTTTGGCATCAACCTGAATGTGCTCAAGGAAGGTTACGACGCCGGGTTGAGCCTCAATCGCGGCACGCTCGGGAAAAACCTGATGTATTTCGAAACCGGCCAGGGCAGCGCCCTGTCAGCCAACGCCCACCATGGCGTCGACCAACAGACCTGCGAAACCCGAGCTTACGCAGTAGCGCGACATTTCAACCCGTTTCTGGTGAACACCGTCGTAGGCTTCATCGGCCCGGAATACCTCTACAACGGCAAGCAAATCATCCGCGCCGGCCTCGAAGACCACTTCT of the Pseudomonas sp. MAG733B genome contains:
- the eat gene encoding ethanolamine permease, giving the protein MTTSSTQLKPTLGTLHLWGIAVGLVISGEYFGWSYGWGTAGTLGFLVTALMVATMYTCFIFSFTELTTAIPHAGGPFAYSRRAFGEKGGLIAGIATLIEFVFAPPAIAMAIGAYLNVQYPELDPKLAAVGAYFIFMGLNILGVSIAATFELVVTVLAVAELLVFMGVVAPGFSFSNFVLNGWSGSNEFTTASIPGIFAAIPFAIWFFLAIEGAAMAAEEAKDPKRTIPRAYVSGILTLVFLAIGVMIMAGGVGDWRQLSNINDPLPQAMKAVVGNNSTWMHMLVWIGLFGLVASFHGIILGYSRQFFALARAGYLPRSLAKLSRFQTPHRAILAGGVIGIAAIYSDGLVNLQGMTLTAAMITMSVFGAIVMYIISMLSLFKLRKTEPNLERTFRAPGYPIVPGIALFLAVVCLVAMAWFNTLIGLVFLGFMVAGYLYFQLTARQRSEAPADAMLEGI
- a CDS encoding ethanolamine ammonia-lyase subunit EutB is translated as MAVYAHSVGAQTYRFDSLKDVMARASPARSGDFLAGVAALNDGERVAAQMALADIPLSHFLQEVLIPYEDDEVTRLIIDTHDKQAFAVVSHLTVGGFRDWLLSDAADEQVLRALAPGLTPEMVAAVSKIMRVQDLVLVAQKIRVVTQFRGTLGLRGRLSTRLQPNHPTDEPAGIAASILDGLLHGNGDAMIGINPATDSIASICAMLEMLDAIIQRYEIPTQACVLTHVTTSIEAVNRGVPLDLVFQSIAGTEAANASFGINLNVLKEGYDAGLSLNRGTLGKNLMYFETGQGSALSANAHHGVDQQTCETRAYAVARHFNPFLVNTVVGFIGPEYLYNGKQIIRAGLEDHFCGKLLGVPMGCDICYTNHAEADQDDMDTLLTLLGVAGINFIMGIPGSDDIMLNYQTTSFHDALYARQTLGLKPAPEFEQWLAKMGIFTQADGRVLFGNSLPPAFRQALAQLG